The genomic interval CACAAGCTGAAAGGTGTCGGGGCCGAGCAAGGCAGCGTATATGGTGTCTTCTGCGATATAGTACTCAAGCAGCAAAGTGCCCGGGGCAATTGCAGAGCGGATCTCTTCCACGGTAGCGACGTCTGCCGCTTGAAGATTGGCAGAGTTTTCATCTGCTGTCCAAAGCAGTGGCCCAATCTGGTCGAGTCTCTTCTTCAGTCTGCGAGCGCGCTTCTGCAGAGTTGTAATGTGTTCCCACGAATACCTGCTGGCCTGCAGGCCTTCCAATTCAATACGTCTGTCAATCCAGTTCAATTCCTGCCGTAGCGCAATTGCAGCCTGCATCGTATTGTTGGTCTGTCGAGGTGTCCCACTCCGGTTGAGCGATCGGAACGCGATCAGATCGGCCAGTGCCCGTGATTTTGATTGCTCGATATAGGAAAAAGCGGCGAGTTGCTGGTTACCGTCAGGCCTGGTGAGCGACATCCTAACCAGCTTTTCGTAAACGGTTAATTTGTCTTGCTGAAATGAAATCTTTGTTTCCGCATGAACTTGGCTGCGCAGAGTACGCAAGATTTCGTGCGCTTTTTTGTAGGTGCGGTAGGCGGCATGCTGCTCCCCGAACGCTTCCTGGACCTGGCCCAAAACGAAGTAAGCCTGGTAAGCGACAATCGGACTCTCTGCCTTTCGAAGTTTTCGCAGCGCCATGTGGCATTCTTCCTTGGCTCGAACCAGTTCACCGTTTCGAAGGTCCAATTGCGCGATTAAAAGTTCACAGAGCGCTGCTTTTGTGGGCAGCCTTGATAGTTGAAACACTTCCAACGCCGACTCGCACAAACGGCGGGACTGCGAATTGAAGCCGCTCCGATACAAAATCATCGCCTGGTACAGATCTAGCAGAGCAGACCAAACGCGATTGTTCTCACGAGTGAAGAGCTGCCGAGCGCGTCGCAGAATCGTAATTGCCTTTGAGTTTTCTCCATGGTGTACTTGAGCGATGGCCCAGAAGGTCAGCGCTTTTGCAGTTTCATAGCGCATGCGCAATGTTTTGAAGTTTGCCAAGGCACGCTGTGCCAAGTGAGCGGCGTCCTCGCTCAAGTTGAGTTCCAGGTAGAGTTCGGACTGATCAAGATCACAAAGAGCCTTGTGATAGGTATCACCTGCCTCCTCGCTACGTTGCCGCGCGGCTTCGTACATTTGAATGGCTATCGTGTATTCGCCACGCAGATAATGCAAATAAGCAATGTTGTAATCTGCTTCAGCGACCAACACCGCCATGTTGTGGCGCTCGCAGTAACAACGGGCCTGAACGTAGACGTCGAGAGCGCGGGCAAACTTATTCAGACTGATGTAACAGACGGCAATGTTCCGGAGCGCGATGGCGATGTCCTGCGGCTCGCCCGAGCGCCGGAATTCACGATGCGCCCGGTCGTAGAGTTTCAGGGCTTTGTCGAACTGATCCTGTCGGTAATAGATATTGCCGAGATTCAAATCCAGCCGCGCTAGTCGCAGGCGATCGCCATGTCTTCTGAAAATGGCTCGGGCTCGTTTTGCCCATTGAATTGCTTTGCCGTAACGGCCTAAATAAATCAGGCTGTGCAGGGCCCCACTGTAAGTGCGACCGATGTCGAGATCACACCCTAGCCGGCGGTAAATGGACACCGCGGCGTCGTACTCCTGGATGGCTTGCGCATGCCGGCCGTTGAGATGGAGAACATGGCCTTTCGCGCGAAGGCCCAGAGCGCCAGCGCGGTCATCGCTAAGTTGCTTTGCGAGCCATTGCGCGGTTCGCGCCAGCGCTGCCGCGCGGCGAAGGTCAATGCGAGCGAGACGGACGACCTCGTCATAGAGTTGTTCAACTGCTGCCAAATTATGCAGCCAGCCTCTGCGCCGCAGAAACTTCTGTCGCGCAATGTCAGTGGGCAACTCTGCGAGCTTATCGAGCCAATTGTCCCGTTCGGAACTTCGAGTAACCGCGGCCACAGTGTGAACTAAACCTCCTTGATGTCGCGATGCCTCGCAATGCGACAGACATTTCCATGGCACAGCGGACCACGCGAGCTATTGCACCCAAAACAGTTCTTCGACGTTCCAAAGGGTGTAATGGTCGAGATTTGCGGGGCGAAAGTTTCCAATTCCGGTTTTCGCGCCGACTAAAATGTCAGGAGTAGCAAGACAGATGATAGGCAAGTTCTCTGCAATCAATAGCTGCACGCGGTCATAGAGCTGCTTGCGATCGTGGAATTGCACCGTGGCAAGCTGTTGTTGCATAAGCCGATCAATTTCCGCTTCCCAGTACGTCGCCGGTTGTGTTTCATGCAAGTGCCAGAGGTGGGTGCTGCCGGTTGAGAGCCACACGTTGATCTCCGACGCGGGATCTACGTCACCGCTACCGATCCCCATCAACGCAGCCTCGTACTCGTATGTTTTCGTAATGCGGTCGACCATCGCACGAAATTCCATCGGCACGATGTCAACCCGCATTCCAAGCTGGCCCAGGTCTTCCTGAACCATGGTTGCCATGGCTACGCGGGGAGCATTACCCGCGGCTACAACGATCGAGAAGGCGACACGTTCCCCGTTTGGCGCCAAAAGAGTGCCGTCCTGTGCCCACGAAAACCCCGAGCTTTTCAGAAAAGCCTTGGCGTGGTCGAGGTTGCGCGATGGTTTAGGTAACTCAGCGTTCAGCCACAACTTGTTGCCCGGTGTTACCGGTCCCCAAAGTGGGCTCCCATTGCCGCGATAAACGATTTTGGCGATCGCCTCCCGGTCGATAACAGCGGATACGGCTCGGCGGAAATTCACCTCACGAAACCAAGTCTGCTTGCTGGCAATTCGCGGAAACTGGCCGACGTCATTCAGGTTGAAAAAGACGAAATTGTATTCAAGTCCAGGTCCGACGTCGTAGAGACGATAGGTGCCGGAGGTATTCTTCGACAAGACCGCATAGTTCTCAGCGCCGATGCGGTTGATGATGTCGGTCTCTCCCGCTTGAAAACGCATGACCTGAGCATCGTCCGTACCGACGAACAGAAACGTGAGTCGTTCCAAGTACGGTAATCGTTTTCCCGTCCGGTCTGCCTTCCAGTAATAAGGATTGCGTTCAAGGACGACCCGTGTGCCTGCCGCATATTCTTTCAAGCGAAACGGTCCGAGCCCAACGATTGTCTCTGGCTTGCTGTCCAAGCGCCACGCGTCTGCGAAAGCGCCTTGTTGATAGGTCTTTTCCAAAACATGGCGCGGAAGTATCGCAATGCTATCAAAGAGACGCTCGGCTGGACCGTACGGCTGCGCCAATTGGAACTCCACCGTATATTGGTCCAGTTTGCGCACCACAATCGGCTTGCCACCAGGCAGGAGCAAATCGCGCTGCGGAGAGCCGACCTTCTCGTCCATGTAAATCTGGAAAGAGAAAACAACATCATCGGCGTCGAAGGGATGGCCATCGGAAAAACGAATTCCTCGACGCAAGTTAACCGTGTAGCGGCGCCCGTCAGGTGAAATTTTCCAGGCTTTAGCCAGAGCGGGCTCCGTCTGCTGTGAATGCCGGTTGATGTGCACCAAGTCGGCCATCATGCGCCAGATGATGTCCCGAGACGGAACATCCAAAGCCATCACAGGATTCAGTGTCTTCGGCTCGACGCGTTGTGCAACTACCAAAACGCCACCGGAGCGCCCGACTTCAGAACTGGTGCTAAAGAGTTCTTCGTTAGCTTGGGCGTGTACATTAACAACCAGTACAGTTGAGAAAGCAAACGCCAACGCAATTCCAACCGCGAAAGGTCTTGCCACATGATGATGTCTGTAGGTATTCGCGTAGTCCTTCATTGATATGACTCCTGCAAGGCATTCGCAACGGTGTAGTAGGCCCAGAAAATTACGATGGCCGGAATCGCCGGCAAGAACATCCACCAATACGAACTCAGTATGTGATAGTGCAGTAACGCGCTCAGCATGTTCCCCCAACTCGGAACCGGTTCGCTTACACCAAGACCCAGAAATGACAGTGTCATCTCGCTCAAACTGTACCTTGGCACGAGCAGCGTGGCCTGGGTTAGCGCGACTGCAAGAGTTTGCGGAACAATGTGCCGCCGGAGGACGTAGAGGTTCGATGCGCCGAAACCTCGCGCGGCGATCACGTAGTTTCGTTCTTTCGCTGTGAGCACGATGCCGCGGATTAATCGCGCAGGTCGCGCCCAGCCGACAATTCCGATCACCGCAATGACAAGAAGAAAACTTCTTGTTGGATCAACATTCAGAGGCAGAAATGCTTTGACTGCCAGCAACAGGTAAATCCATGGCAATACCATGAATACTTCCGCCGCACGCATGACCACGTCGTCAGCTGGGCTCCCGTAGTATCCAGCTATGATCCCGAACAGCAGTCCGATGCCTATCGAGAGTGCGCCGGCAAGCAATCCGGCCACCAGCGAAATCTGGCCACCCCGCAGGAGCCGAGACAACTGATCTCGGCCGTACTGGTCTGTGCCCAAGACAAAAAGGTGTGCCGGTTCATCCACTCCGAAAAGGTGTATGCGTTCGGTCCAATGTGCCGCCACTTTATATTCAGCGCCGCGAACGAAAAACCGGATGGGATAGGCATGTTCCCGTGCCTCGACGTACCCTGCGGAGCTATATTCCAGCGGATAAATGAACGGCCGAAGATGGAATTGACGTTGACCATCCATGAAATGAATGCGAGTTGGAGGCGCAAATGAGTAACTACGGATTTGTGCAGAATAGTCGTACGGGGCAATAAATCCGCCGAGCAGTACAATCGCGTGCACAGTGATAAGGCTGTAGACCGCGACCCGAAGTGGTTTTCTCGTACTCACACGGAAACGCTCCTGATACGCGGGTCAGCGGCATACAAAAGCAAGTCGGCGACGAGGTTGGCGAATATCACCAACAAAGCCGACAGCATGACCGAACCGATGACGACATAAACGTCGCGCGCCAAAATCGCTTCCAGCAGCAGGGGGCCGATCCCCGGCCACCCCATGATGACTTCAACCAGCATCGAGCCGCTCAGGAGACCTGCGAGCGAAAGACCGAATAGCGAGATGAGCGGGTTGGCCGCGGCGGGGAGCGCGTAGCGGAATAGCAGCGAGCGGCGTGGTATCCCGTGAGCGCGAGCAGCGCTGATGAACGGGGAGCTCAAAACCTCGGCCATCGAACTGCGCAAGTGCCGCACTAAGACAGGCAACGTGCTGAGGACGAGCGCTAGCACTGGCAACATCAGGTGAAGAGCAAGGTCCTTTGCCTTCGCCCAAACGCTCAACTCGTCGAACCCCAGGGAGGTCATTCCCCCGACAGGGAAAGCATGGGTGCGAACGGCGATCCAGAGACATGCCAGCGCCAAAATCATGTCGGGCACGACGAGCAGACCGGAGGTCGCCATTTCTACTGCATGCCCGCGCCATGAACTCTTGTTCGTCAAAGTCCACAATCCGAGGGGAATGGCTATAGCCCAGGCCAGCATTGTTGCTAGTCCGGTCAACATCATCGTGTTTTTCGCGCGCCGTAGCAGCAACGGCGCGACTGGTGCGTTGTAGGCGAGCGAGAGACCGAAATCGCCGTGAGAAGTGGACTTCAACCACCGCCCATAACGGATCAGCAGCGGTTGGTCGAGTCCGTATCTTGTTTTCAGGAGCGTTATTGCGTCTTGCGAGATATTCGGATTCGCTTTGAGCTCGTCAAAGTAGCTTCCCGGAGCAAGTTCCAGCAGCGCAAACGTGAACACGGATACGGCAAATGCAAGTAACACGCCGTGTAAGACCCTGTTTAGTGCGTAATAGCCCATACTGCTATTCCTCAGAGAGTTACCCAATCACTGGTGCCGTTGTCCCAGACCTGACACGGATAACTGCAGACACGGTGCACTGCTTTTGTCCAGTTCAGTACTGCCGGAACGTTCGATAATTCGGCCGTTGTTGATCACTGCGACCTGATCCGCAATATATGGGATGAGGGTCAAATCGTGTGTAATGAACAGGTAGGTCAGCCCCCAAGAAGCCTGCAATTCCAGGAGCAGGTTGACCACTTGTGCCTGAATGGAGACGTCGACGCCGGATAGAGCCTCGTCGAGAATCAGTAGTTTGGGATTCAACGCGAGCGCCCGTGCGATGCCGAGGCGCTGCCGTTGCCCGCCGCTGAACTCAAATGGACGGCGGTCGACCCATGCGGCCGGCAATTGAACTCGGTCCATGAGTTCTACAGCCCGCCGCCGACGGTCTCTAGAGTTCCAGCCTGCGACGAGCAGAGGCTCTTCCACAATTTCGGCGGCGGAGAACCGTGGATTTAGGGCTGTAGCCGCATCTTGGAAGACGAATTGGATCTGCCTTCGGAATGGCAGGAGAGAACGGCCGTCAAGGCGCGAAATGTTTTGACCATCAAACCAGACCTCTCCTGACGATGCCTCTTCCAGACGTGCAATGCATCGGGCCAATGTTGATTTACCTGAACCGGACGCCCCAACCAGTGCAAGAGTCCTACCTCGCGGAATAGTAATGCTGACATCATCCAGAGCGATGATGGGATGCTTAGCGCCGAAAAGCAGGCGGCGTGGAGTATAGATTTTACAGATATTTTTTGCGGTCACGAGGTCGGAAGGCATCACGTTACCCTCGGGACAAAGCAGCGGACGGATTGCCCTGGAATCGGTTGCGTCACATCGGGAATACGACTGCGACAGATTGCCTGACGATAACCACAGCGGTTTTCAAAAGAGCATGCGTCGGTCAACTTCGCGAGATCCGGCGGATCTCCCGGAATTGCTGTTAGACGTGCGCGGCTCGTTGTCATTGCACGATCGCCAGGCATGCAACCAAGTAACGCGACCGTGTAGGGATGCAGCGGCCGCGTAAGCACGGGCTCTCGCGGTCCCTGTTCCACGATTTGTCCGGCGTACATCACCATGATGCGGTCGGCGAAGCCGGCTAACAGACCGGGGTTGTGGGTGATGAGCAGAATACCCAGGTCATAACGAGCCTTCATGCCCGTCAACAGCTGCAGAATTTGGGTTTGGGTTTCGATGTCGAGGTTCGCCGTCGGTTCATCAGCGATGATGATCGCCGGCTCGCAGCAGATCGCCTGGGCGATGGCTACACGCTGCTTCTGCCCGCTGCTCAGTTCGTGGGGGTACGCCTCGTAAATCCGCGCGGTATCAGAAAGCCCCACCTCCGCCAGTAATTGTTTTGCGCGGTGGTGGCAGGCCGCACGATTCCCGCGGCGATGGGCGCGCATCACGTTCGCAATTTGCGCTCCGACGCGCATCACTGGGTTCAGCGAAATTGCGGGCTCTTGAAATACAAGCGACAGCTGGGCTCCACGAACACTTTCCAGTTCTTTTTCTCTCAAACCGGCGAGTTCACGGCCATTGAATTGGATGGAGCCGCTGACAATTCTTCCGGATCGCGGCAGCAGTTGCAACAGCGTCAATGCCAGAGTGGTCTTACCCGAGCCCGATTCGCCGAGAATCCCGACTGCTTCGCCTCGATCGACATCGAAACTGACATCCCTGACCGCAGGTACCTGCAATCCGTTGCCGGCGTAGACCACGCTTAAGCTGCGGACCCGTAGTATCGGAGCCATGCCGAGGATACCTCACTGCGAACGGCTGAATACTACAGCCGAGAACAACCGGTACCGGAAAACGCCAAAAGGCGAAGCGTGGTTGACCAGAAGCGGCAACGTACGGTGAATACAATCACCATTCGACTGAAGCGGCAACTCAGTATAACCCTATTTTTACGTTGGAGAAGATACGCATGGCCGCAAGAAACCTTAGTCCTTCTACGGCGTGCGCGATTCCTTACCAATGGCCGCGCCCCAAATTTTTGCACGGGCACTATATTTTTCCGGCCGTTCATTCACCCTTATCAACAACGATCGAATTTCAGTCCAATGCAAGGCAGGGCTTCAGCTCTGCCGTAGCCGAGGTCCTGTGCGAAATCGAAAGAAAATGCTTTTGCTCGTCGATGATGATTGCAGACAGCTGGCCGCACGGAAGCACATTCTGGAACATTCGGGTTACGAAGTTCTAACAGCTGGCGACGCTCGCGACGGCATGCACTTATTCGAAAGTGAAACGCCTGATGCGGTCGTGCTTGATTACGAAATGCCAAGCGTAAACGGTGGCGTGCTTGCCGCCAAAATTCGGCGCCTAAACGAGGTGGTTCCGATTGTTATGCTGTCCGGATGTACCTCAGTGCCGGCCAGCGCTCTGCGCGCCGTAAATGCCTTCATTTCCAAGCCCACCGCACCATCAGTTCTGATCAATGTAATCGAGTTTTGGACCGCCTGCAGGAGGCAAGGGGCAATCGCATGAAAGCGCGCGTGCTCCTCGTGGACGATGAACCCGTCATCCTTGAATGCCTTGGAGCCATTCTGTCAGGCGAGAAGTGCGAAGTGAAAGCAGTTGGCTCAGCCGCTGCTGCTGCGACGGCTCTGAAAGAGGCTGCTTACGACCTGGTAATCACCGACATGGCTATGGAAACTGAAACGGCTGGATGGACGGTCGTCCGAGAGGCTCAACAACAGTCAATTCGACCACAGGTCTTCATCCTGACGGCATTTCACATCCCGGCGGCAGAATGGAAGCGACGAGGTGTTCAACAGCTGTTCACTAAGGGGCAGGGGAATCTAGCGGTGATAATGCAGGCCGTAAAGAGAGCCCTCGACGAACAATCCTGCGTGTCGCTTCGTTGCGCCGGCAATTGAGAGCATGAGCCCGCCTTCCTGCGCCTGTTCGTCAATTCACAGCAGGCGCTGCACATAGAGAAATATTTATGATCTACCGGGGCATGTCGGAGACCTTGGGGCTCATTCGAG from Terriglobales bacterium carries:
- a CDS encoding CHAT domain-containing protein, producing the protein MAAVTRSSERDNWLDKLAELPTDIARQKFLRRRGWLHNLAAVEQLYDEVVRLARIDLRRAAALARTAQWLAKQLSDDRAGALGLRAKGHVLHLNGRHAQAIQEYDAAVSIYRRLGCDLDIGRTYSGALHSLIYLGRYGKAIQWAKRARAIFRRHGDRLRLARLDLNLGNIYYRQDQFDKALKLYDRAHREFRRSGEPQDIAIALRNIAVCYISLNKFARALDVYVQARCYCERHNMAVLVAEADYNIAYLHYLRGEYTIAIQMYEAARQRSEEAGDTYHKALCDLDQSELYLELNLSEDAAHLAQRALANFKTLRMRYETAKALTFWAIAQVHHGENSKAITILRRARQLFTRENNRVWSALLDLYQAMILYRSGFNSQSRRLCESALEVFQLSRLPTKAALCELLIAQLDLRNGELVRAKEECHMALRKLRKAESPIVAYQAYFVLGQVQEAFGEQHAAYRTYKKAHEILRTLRSQVHAETKISFQQDKLTVYEKLVRMSLTRPDGNQQLAAFSYIEQSKSRALADLIAFRSLNRSGTPRQTNNTMQAAIALRQELNWIDRRIELEGLQASRYSWEHITTLQKRARRLKKRLDQIGPLLWTADENSANLQAADVATVEEIRSAIAPGTLLLEYYIAEDTIYAALLGPDTFQLVPLSPSARIRQELLLLEFQLSKFRLGDEYVRTFSDLLRAATNDHLNVLYRDLILPLRHLLQCQHLVIVPHGCLHRLPFHALFDGERYLIDSYGISYAPSGSVYYLCSMKKAMSSVGRSTVLGIPDPRTPRIGEEVDAVAAQLPNPHILMGAAATIDQLRKVAANSRFVHIATHGEFRTDNPMFSAIRMADSYLSVYDLYDFRLKAELVTLSGCGTGLSVVTSGDELLGLVRGLLYSGTRAVLLTLWDVNDRSTADFMRLFYAKLSTTANKSDALRQAVLELRQTYPDAYHWAPFVLIGNSESSRVTKRNTATEVEGTN
- a CDS encoding ABC transporter substrate-binding protein; translation: MKDYANTYRHHHVARPFAVGIALAFAFSTVLVVNVHAQANEELFSTSSEVGRSGGVLVVAQRVEPKTLNPVMALDVPSRDIIWRMMADLVHINRHSQQTEPALAKAWKISPDGRRYTVNLRRGIRFSDGHPFDADDVVFSFQIYMDEKVGSPQRDLLLPGGKPIVVRKLDQYTVEFQLAQPYGPAERLFDSIAILPRHVLEKTYQQGAFADAWRLDSKPETIVGLGPFRLKEYAAGTRVVLERNPYYWKADRTGKRLPYLERLTFLFVGTDDAQVMRFQAGETDIINRIGAENYAVLSKNTSGTYRLYDVGPGLEYNFVFFNLNDVGQFPRIASKQTWFREVNFRRAVSAVIDREAIAKIVYRGNGSPLWGPVTPGNKLWLNAELPKPSRNLDHAKAFLKSSGFSWAQDGTLLAPNGERVAFSIVVAAGNAPRVAMATMVQEDLGQLGMRVDIVPMEFRAMVDRITKTYEYEAALMGIGSGDVDPASEINVWLSTGSTHLWHLHETQPATYWEAEIDRLMQQQLATVQFHDRKQLYDRVQLLIAENLPIICLATPDILVGAKTGIGNFRPANLDHYTLWNVEELFWVQ
- a CDS encoding ABC transporter permease, producing the protein MSTRKPLRVAVYSLITVHAIVLLGGFIAPYDYSAQIRSYSFAPPTRIHFMDGQRQFHLRPFIYPLEYSSAGYVEAREHAYPIRFFVRGAEYKVAAHWTERIHLFGVDEPAHLFVLGTDQYGRDQLSRLLRGGQISLVAGLLAGALSIGIGLLFGIIAGYYGSPADDVVMRAAEVFMVLPWIYLLLAVKAFLPLNVDPTRSFLLVIAVIGIVGWARPARLIRGIVLTAKERNYVIAARGFGASNLYVLRRHIVPQTLAVALTQATLLVPRYSLSEMTLSFLGLGVSEPVPSWGNMLSALLHYHILSSYWWMFLPAIPAIVIFWAYYTVANALQESYQ
- a CDS encoding ABC transporter permease; this translates as MGYYALNRVLHGVLLAFAVSVFTFALLELAPGSYFDELKANPNISQDAITLLKTRYGLDQPLLIRYGRWLKSTSHGDFGLSLAYNAPVAPLLLRRAKNTMMLTGLATMLAWAIAIPLGLWTLTNKSSWRGHAVEMATSGLLVVPDMILALACLWIAVRTHAFPVGGMTSLGFDELSVWAKAKDLALHLMLPVLALVLSTLPVLVRHLRSSMAEVLSSPFISAARAHGIPRRSLLFRYALPAAANPLISLFGLSLAGLLSGSMLVEVIMGWPGIGPLLLEAILARDVYVVIGSVMLSALLVIFANLVADLLLYAADPRIRSVSV
- a CDS encoding dipeptide/oligopeptide/nickel ABC transporter ATP-binding protein — encoded protein: MPSDLVTAKNICKIYTPRRLLFGAKHPIIALDDVSITIPRGRTLALVGASGSGKSTLARCIARLEEASSGEVWFDGQNISRLDGRSLLPFRRQIQFVFQDAATALNPRFSAAEIVEEPLLVAGWNSRDRRRRAVELMDRVQLPAAWVDRRPFEFSGGQRQRLGIARALALNPKLLILDEALSGVDVSIQAQVVNLLLELQASWGLTYLFITHDLTLIPYIADQVAVINNGRIIERSGSTELDKSSAPCLQLSVSGLGQRHQ
- a CDS encoding ABC transporter ATP-binding protein, translated to MVYAGNGLQVPAVRDVSFDVDRGEAVGILGESGSGKTTLALTLLQLLPRSGRIVSGSIQFNGRELAGLREKELESVRGAQLSLVFQEPAISLNPVMRVGAQIANVMRAHRRGNRAACHHRAKQLLAEVGLSDTARIYEAYPHELSSGQKQRVAIAQAICCEPAIIIADEPTANLDIETQTQILQLLTGMKARYDLGILLITHNPGLLAGFADRIMVMYAGQIVEQGPREPVLTRPLHPYTVALLGCMPGDRAMTTSRARLTAIPGDPPDLAKLTDACSFENRCGYRQAICRSRIPDVTQPIPGQSVRCFVPRVT
- a CDS encoding response regulator, coding for MRNRKKMLLLVDDDCRQLAARKHILEHSGYEVLTAGDARDGMHLFESETPDAVVLDYEMPSVNGGVLAAKIRRLNEVVPIVMLSGCTSVPASALRAVNAFISKPTAPSVLINVIEFWTACRRQGAIA
- a CDS encoding response regulator — its product is MKARVLLVDDEPVILECLGAILSGEKCEVKAVGSAAAAATALKEAAYDLVITDMAMETETAGWTVVREAQQQSIRPQVFILTAFHIPAAEWKRRGVQQLFTKGQGNLAVIMQAVKRALDEQSCVSLRCAGN